A window of Thermococcus sp. MV5 contains these coding sequences:
- a CDS encoding SDR family oxidoreductase, which translates to MIKDKLIIVTGGAGFIGSHIAEELSKDNDVIVIDNLYAGKIENVPQNVKFIQADIRDYKSIAELISQADYVFHEAALVSVVESVERPLLTEEINVLGTLNILKALSDGHGKLIFASSAAVYGNNQNLPLKESEKPKPLSPYGVTKVSGEYYCKVFYELYGVPTVSLRYFNVFGERQGYNQYAGVISIFINRALKGEPLIIYGDGKQTRDFIYVKDVVKANILAAESSKANGRVFNVAKGERTTILELALKIIGATESSSSILFDKPRPGDVKHSQADISGIKKLGFKPEYSLEEGLLRTIEWYRGKT; encoded by the coding sequence ATGATAAAGGACAAACTCATTATCGTCACGGGAGGAGCTGGCTTTATAGGTTCACACATCGCCGAGGAGCTCAGCAAAGATAACGATGTTATTGTTATCGACAATCTCTATGCTGGTAAAATCGAGAATGTCCCACAAAATGTGAAGTTCATTCAAGCTGATATCAGAGATTACAAAAGTATAGCAGAGCTGATTTCCCAAGCAGATTACGTTTTTCATGAGGCCGCTCTTGTGAGTGTGGTTGAAAGTGTAGAAAGGCCACTCTTGACAGAAGAAATAAACGTTCTAGGCACATTAAATATTTTAAAAGCATTAAGTGATGGGCATGGAAAATTAATCTTTGCTTCATCTGCAGCCGTTTATGGGAATAATCAGAACTTACCCCTAAAAGAAAGTGAAAAGCCTAAACCTCTCTCGCCCTATGGGGTAACAAAAGTATCTGGGGAATATTACTGCAAAGTCTTTTATGAGCTCTATGGAGTCCCAACAGTAAGCTTGAGATACTTCAACGTCTTTGGAGAGAGACAAGGGTATAATCAGTATGCAGGAGTTATAAGCATCTTCATCAACAGAGCTCTCAAAGGCGAACCTCTTATTATCTACGGCGATGGGAAGCAAACAAGAGACTTCATCTATGTTAAGGATGTTGTCAAGGCCAATATACTCGCAGCTGAGAGCAGTAAAGCAAATGGAAGAGTATTCAATGTCGCAAAGGGAGAGAGAACAACTATTTTAGAGCTCGCCCTTAAAATCATCGGTGCTACAGAGTCTTCAAGCTCAATACTCTTTGACAAGCCAAGGCCCGGTGATGTAAAGCATAGCCAAGCAGATATAAGTGGAATCAAAAAGCTTGGTTTTAAGCCAGAATACTCCCTCGAAGAAGGTCTCTTAAGAACCATAGAATGGTATCGGGGGAAAACCTAA
- the pfdA gene encoding prefoldin subunit alpha yields MESREQLERLAYEYQLLQAQAQLLAQNLELLTLGRNEFQAVKETLEGLKNIEEENPEILVPIGAGSFLKGRIEDKNNAIVSVGSGYAIEKSINDAITYLDERIREYDEAIKKTQEALQQLEGKLQNLTQKAQKLQQEQAMGFKVPKK; encoded by the coding sequence ATGGAGAGTAGGGAACAACTTGAGAGGTTGGCTTATGAGTATCAGCTTTTACAGGCACAAGCACAGCTTTTGGCCCAAAACCTTGAACTTCTAACCCTTGGAAGGAATGAATTCCAAGCTGTGAAAGAGACACTTGAAGGGCTAAAGAATATTGAAGAAGAAAATCCAGAGATTCTAGTTCCAATAGGTGCAGGTTCATTTCTGAAAGGAAGAATAGAAGACAAGAACAATGCAATTGTCAGTGTAGGTTCTGGTTACGCAATCGAAAAGAGCATTAATGATGCAATCACGTACTTGGATGAAAGAATTAGAGAATATGATGAGGCGATAAAAAAGACCCAAGAAGCTCTTCAGCAACTTGAGGGGAAACTCCAGAACTTGACTCAAAAGGCTCAGAAATTACAACAAGAGCAAGCTATGGGGTTTAAAGTCCCCAAGAAGTGA
- the rpl18a gene encoding 50S ribosomal protein L18Ae encodes MEVKVFRVKGIFEKEGRKFKFTKEYRALKAEDINELVFSEIGSKHRVKRSKIVIESIEEIKPEEAENPIVKRLSLELA; translated from the coding sequence ATGGAGGTTAAAGTGTTTCGCGTTAAGGGAATCTTTGAAAAGGAAGGGAGAAAATTTAAGTTCACCAAGGAATACAGAGCCTTAAAGGCAGAAGACATTAACGAACTTGTTTTTTCAGAAATTGGAAGTAAACACCGTGTTAAGAGGTCAAAGATTGTCATAGAGAGCATCGAAGAGATAAAGCCAGAGGAAGCTGAGAACCCAATCGTTAAGAGACTCAGCTTGGAACTTGCTTGA
- a CDS encoding translation initiation factor IF-6, translated as MHIERLDFENSPYLGVFGLASDKFALIREGLQEKKLDVLREVLRVPIIETSIMKSRIVGIFAVANSRAIVVPYYIWDTELERIRTTLRENGFDVSVEPILSKLTAFGNLILVNDKAALISAKFTREEAKQFEDIFDVEVERGIIANYHAIGSVGIVTNKGGLIHPEATDEELEWLEDLFKVDFYVGTANMGVPFVGSCMIANSFGVVVGHLTTGPEIVKIEEALGFLG; from the coding sequence ATGCATATTGAGAGACTTGACTTTGAGAATTCACCGTACCTTGGAGTTTTTGGGTTAGCTAGTGATAAGTTTGCCCTGATCAGAGAGGGCCTTCAAGAAAAGAAGCTTGATGTGTTAAGGGAAGTTTTAAGGGTTCCCATCATAGAGACGAGCATAATGAAATCCAGAATAGTTGGCATCTTCGCCGTTGCCAACTCAAGGGCAATTGTTGTCCCTTACTATATCTGGGATACAGAACTTGAGAGAATTAGAACTACTCTACGAGAAAATGGTTTCGATGTTAGTGTGGAACCAATCTTAAGTAAGTTAACTGCCTTTGGAAACTTGATCCTTGTGAATGATAAAGCTGCTCTAATTAGTGCAAAGTTCACAAGGGAAGAAGCAAAACAGTTTGAAGACATATTTGATGTTGAAGTGGAAAGAGGAATAATAGCGAACTATCATGCCATTGGAAGCGTTGGAATCGTCACCAACAAAGGTGGATTGATCCACCCGGAGGCTACTGATGAAGAGCTCGAATGGCTCGAAGATCTCTTTAAAGTTGATTTTTATGTTGGAACTGCCAACATGGGTGTGCCCTTTGTGGGCTCATGCATGATTGCAAATTCCTTTGGTGTTGTCGTTGGTCACCTTACAACTGGTCCTGAAATAGTTAAGATTGAGGAAGCATTAGGATTTTTGGGGTGA
- a CDS encoding 50S ribosomal protein L31e has translation MAEERVYVVPIRKIIKIVPRWKRAPRAARYVREFVARHTKADEVIIGTDVNEKIWERGIEKPPSKLRVKVTIEEREGVKVAEVHLA, from the coding sequence ATGGCAGAGGAGAGAGTTTACGTAGTCCCAATTAGAAAGATCATAAAAATAGTTCCAAGATGGAAGAGAGCACCAAGAGCTGCTCGCTACGTTAGAGAGTTTGTAGCAAGACACACAAAGGCAGATGAGGTTATTATAGGTACAGATGTTAACGAGAAGATCTGGGAGCGCGGAATAGAAAAGCCACCAAGCAAGCTCCGTGTTAAGGTCACTATTGAGGAAAGAGAAGGCGTTAAGGTGGCTGAGGTCCACCTTGCTTGA
- a CDS encoding 50S ribosomal protein L39e, producing MARNKPVAKKLRLAKAAKQNRRVPVWVIVKTNRKVLTHPKRRYWRRTKLKE from the coding sequence ATGGCAAGGAACAAGCCTGTGGCGAAAAAGCTTCGGTTAGCAAAGGCAGCTAAGCAAAATAGGAGAGTCCCTGTGTGGGTTATTGTAAAGACAAATAGAAAAGTCCTAACTCATCCCAAGAGGAGATATTGGAGGAGAACAAAGCTTAAGGAGTGA
- a CDS encoding MFS transporter yields MKRWKSVILNTLVMTAGFGTLSMMSVAKPDIISHFGISGEAYDLQHVAYVFGLFIAFLLGHTKLYEGSFKRSVAIALSFAAIPQALIPYVGNWYLVVVLRFIQGFVVSLVPLFSTQIANYFVAERPFAKGIILSGIFWGGVFGSMSAKYLVNALGWKSAFLVTVVVMYAVLLVWWLFTEDFEIVHKSEKSTKVNIWSMKFTWVLGFTFFPALWVIFTIVGFSSSLAYALGWNKSQVANLSTTLNISKALWSIIMGFVGFQLSKRNTTARGLFNAIVHVMILSYAISFVGLVIYSKAMLDGSYSLALASVWLIGALQGTGPAFWTSAPATYPRSIYPRASFALGLISNSANAVAPSITEALARQSETLALGELALMPLLGILILITVSRMKLPVEELGEDA; encoded by the coding sequence ATGAAACGTTGGAAATCTGTAATCCTGAATACACTTGTAATGACAGCTGGATTTGGAACACTGAGTATGATGAGTGTAGCTAAACCTGATATAATATCTCACTTTGGAATAAGTGGAGAGGCTTATGATCTTCAACATGTAGCCTATGTCTTTGGTCTCTTTATAGCATTTCTTTTAGGTCACACAAAACTTTATGAGGGTAGTTTTAAGAGAAGTGTTGCTATAGCACTTAGTTTCGCCGCAATACCGCAAGCTTTGATTCCTTATGTTGGAAATTGGTATCTAGTTGTGGTTCTAAGATTTATTCAGGGTTTCGTCGTGAGTTTAGTGCCTCTATTTAGTACACAGATAGCTAACTACTTCGTGGCTGAGAGACCATTTGCTAAAGGTATAATTCTCTCTGGAATCTTTTGGGGCGGTGTTTTTGGTTCAATGAGTGCCAAATATTTGGTAAACGCTCTTGGCTGGAAATCAGCATTTTTGGTGACTGTTGTTGTAATGTATGCTGTTCTTTTAGTATGGTGGTTGTTTACGGAAGACTTTGAGATAGTTCATAAAAGCGAAAAAAGTACAAAAGTTAACATTTGGAGCATGAAATTTACTTGGGTGCTTGGATTTACATTTTTCCCTGCCTTGTGGGTGATTTTCACAATAGTTGGTTTTTCATCATCTCTAGCTTATGCGCTTGGATGGAACAAAAGCCAAGTGGCAAACCTAAGCACGACTTTGAATATCTCGAAGGCTCTTTGGTCAATAATTATGGGCTTTGTCGGATTTCAGCTTTCTAAAAGAAACACTACTGCTAGGGGACTTTTCAACGCGATTGTACATGTGATGATACTCTCTTATGCAATATCTTTTGTAGGTTTAGTGATTTACTCAAAAGCCATGCTTGATGGGAGTTACTCTTTAGCTTTGGCTTCAGTATGGCTTATAGGGGCCCTCCAAGGGACAGGACCAGCCTTTTGGACGTCTGCTCCTGCTACATATCCGAGGAGCATATACCCAAGAGCTTCCTTTGCATTGGGATTAATCTCTAATTCAGCTAATGCAGTGGCTCCCTCTATAACAGAAGCACTTGCAAGGCAAAGTGAGACATTAGCACTTGGAGAACTAGCCCTCATGCCACTATTGGGCATATTGATCTTGATCACTGTTTCAAGAATGAAATTGCCAGTAGAGGAGCTTGGAGAGGACGCATAA
- a CDS encoding FAD-binding oxidoreductase, giving the protein MKSKAEVIVIGGGSTGTSIAYHLAKLGVDVVLIEKGYLGSGSTFRCATGIRQQFTDEANIRLQKYNVERWKRLSEELEYDVNFKQTGYLFLATTEEEVEAFKQNIELHNKFGVPTRLITPEEAKEIVPLLNADEFLAGQWNPTDGKANPFKTVFAFARKARELGAEIYEYTEVTDVIVENKEVRGVKTNRGIIKADVIVNAANAWAPIINEMAGLGKEFIPIKPYKHQLVKTEPLKEGQIEPLVCPPAWNDSYVIQDGEDGGVLCGTGIEHGPTYDMTPTYDFLRGVLKWATRIIPALKYVHILRQWAGFYAKTPDSNPAIGKINHINGFYIAAGFSGHGFMMAPGVGEAMAGLIAKGRTKVPLDWDWYDPHRFERGELRSTAFQIG; this is encoded by the coding sequence ATGAAGAGTAAAGCAGAAGTTATTGTCATAGGTGGAGGAAGTACTGGTACATCGATAGCTTATCATCTTGCTAAACTTGGTGTTGACGTTGTTCTTATAGAAAAAGGTTACTTAGGGAGTGGGTCCACGTTTAGATGTGCCACTGGGATTAGACAGCAATTCACTGATGAAGCCAACATAAGGCTTCAAAAATATAATGTTGAAAGATGGAAACGGTTAAGTGAAGAGCTGGAATATGATGTGAATTTCAAGCAAACTGGGTATCTTTTCCTCGCCACAACAGAGGAAGAAGTTGAAGCTTTTAAGCAAAATATAGAACTTCACAATAAGTTTGGTGTCCCCACGAGGCTTATAACACCGGAAGAAGCGAAAGAAATAGTGCCCTTACTAAATGCTGATGAATTCTTGGCAGGTCAATGGAATCCTACCGATGGAAAGGCCAATCCATTTAAAACTGTTTTTGCCTTTGCAAGAAAGGCTAGGGAGTTGGGTGCTGAGATCTATGAATACACAGAAGTAACCGATGTCATCGTTGAGAATAAAGAAGTCCGAGGAGTAAAAACTAACAGGGGTATTATAAAAGCGGATGTAATAGTAAATGCAGCTAACGCATGGGCCCCAATAATAAATGAAATGGCCGGTTTGGGTAAGGAATTCATTCCAATAAAACCCTACAAACATCAACTTGTGAAGACTGAACCTCTTAAAGAAGGCCAAATTGAGCCCTTAGTATGCCCGCCAGCATGGAATGATTCTTATGTAATTCAAGATGGAGAAGATGGCGGAGTTCTTTGTGGAACAGGAATAGAGCACGGCCCCACTTATGACATGACACCCACTTACGACTTTCTGAGAGGAGTGCTCAAATGGGCTACTCGTATAATCCCGGCACTTAAATATGTCCACATATTAAGACAGTGGGCAGGGTTTTATGCAAAGACTCCTGATAGCAACCCTGCAATAGGCAAAATAAACCATATAAACGGGTTTTATATCGCCGCTGGTTTCAGTGGCCATGGGTTCATGATGGCACCCGGTGTGGGAGAGGCAATGGCTGGTCTCATAGCTAAAGGAAGGACAAAAGTACCTTTAGATTGGGACTGGTACGATCCACACCGCTTTGAAAGAGGAGAACTTAGAAGTACGGCCTTCCAGATTGGTTGA
- a CDS encoding (2Fe-2S)-binding protein: MNEKGEKIICRCNEVTIEEIEALIEQGVEDIEMIKRLLRIGMGPCQGRTCLPMVISILARKTGKRPDEIKLPATRIPIRPVPAGVLVGEIDEE; this comes from the coding sequence ATGAACGAAAAAGGCGAGAAGATAATCTGCAGGTGTAATGAGGTAACTATAGAAGAAATTGAAGCTCTCATTGAACAGGGAGTTGAGGACATTGAAATGATAAAAAGGCTTCTCAGAATAGGCATGGGGCCATGCCAAGGGAGAACCTGTCTTCCGATGGTTATCAGTATATTAGCAAGGAAAACCGGTAAACGCCCAGATGAAATAAAGCTTCCTGCAACGAGAATCCCAATTAGGCCCGTTCCAGCAGGAGTTTTGGTGGGTGAGATAGATGAAGAGTAA
- a CDS encoding 4Fe-4S binding protein, protein MSEIPHYLKEGFLSVEELKEYVGLPSEERLRQRPVAVPECPQEIPCTPCAEICPTNAVLMEHPNAVPVVDYEKCIGCSLCVQICPGLAFFMVHYIGEKAKVTMPHEVLPVPQVGEEVVLLNRIGEEVGKGKVVTVIPREKSKGDTPIITVEVPLELAWDVRAVKVVRE, encoded by the coding sequence ATGAGTGAAATCCCTCACTATCTGAAAGAAGGATTTCTAAGCGTTGAAGAGTTGAAAGAGTACGTTGGGTTGCCAAGTGAGGAGAGATTAAGGCAAAGGCCAGTAGCAGTTCCAGAGTGCCCGCAGGAAATCCCGTGTACTCCGTGTGCGGAGATTTGTCCTACAAACGCTGTTCTCATGGAACATCCAAACGCTGTTCCTGTTGTTGATTATGAAAAATGCATCGGCTGTTCTCTTTGTGTGCAGATTTGTCCAGGATTGGCATTTTTTATGGTTCACTACATTGGAGAGAAAGCAAAAGTGACAATGCCTCATGAAGTTCTTCCAGTCCCGCAAGTTGGAGAGGAGGTTGTTCTGCTAAATAGAATTGGAGAAGAAGTTGGAAAAGGAAAGGTTGTAACAGTGATTCCAAGAGAGAAGAGCAAGGGAGATACACCAATAATAACTGTAGAGGTGCCCCTTGAATTAGCTTGGGATGTTAGGGCTGTAAAGGTGGTGAGAGAATGA
- a CDS encoding FAD-dependent oxidoreductase, protein MRLSEHPILNFEKVRGKEVTIYFEGTPIKAYEGETIAMALHAAGIRTFQYSTKKHRPRGLFCAIGKCSSCLMKVNGIPNVRTCITLVEDGMQIEMQEEKPLLPKTKKPPKWKEPPKIEADVIVIGGGPAGMMAAIHARDAGARVVLLDENPMLGGQLVKQTHKFFGKREQFAGVRGIKIADILEEELRKRNIELFLETSAIMLLQEGEEKLVVGVRKNKELIEFKGKAVVVATGAMERMIPFENNDLPGVYGAGAIQTLMNTYGVKPGDKVLIVGAGNVGLILAYQLYQAGVKVEAIVEAMPKVGGYFVHAAKIRRLGIPILTRHTILRAEGKEKVERAIVAQLDENWKVIPGTERVFEVDVIALAVGLRPSIELLHQVGCQIKYVPELGGHVVIRDSRMETTIRGIFVAGDSAGIEEATTAMLEGKIAGIGAALGAGVASPEWLKEIEKAQKELEEFRSGPFGSKVLEGLKKVVVE, encoded by the coding sequence ATGCGCCTTAGTGAACATCCTATTTTGAATTTTGAAAAAGTTCGAGGAAAAGAAGTAACTATCTACTTCGAGGGGACACCAATAAAGGCCTATGAGGGTGAAACAATTGCCATGGCGCTCCACGCTGCAGGGATAAGAACATTCCAATACTCAACAAAAAAACACAGACCTCGGGGATTGTTCTGTGCGATTGGAAAATGTTCTTCTTGTCTAATGAAAGTTAATGGTATCCCAAACGTTAGGACGTGTATAACTCTCGTTGAAGATGGAATGCAAATAGAAATGCAGGAAGAAAAACCCCTACTACCAAAAACTAAAAAACCGCCAAAATGGAAAGAGCCGCCTAAAATTGAGGCGGATGTTATTGTGATAGGTGGCGGCCCGGCTGGAATGATGGCTGCCATCCATGCACGAGACGCTGGGGCGAGGGTAGTCCTGTTAGATGAGAATCCAATGCTAGGTGGACAGTTGGTTAAACAAACCCACAAGTTTTTTGGAAAAAGAGAACAGTTTGCTGGAGTTAGGGGAATTAAAATAGCAGACATACTTGAAGAAGAGCTGAGAAAACGAAACATTGAACTTTTCTTAGAGACTTCTGCTATAATGCTTCTTCAAGAAGGGGAGGAAAAGCTGGTAGTTGGAGTCAGAAAGAACAAGGAACTCATTGAGTTTAAAGGGAAAGCCGTTGTGGTTGCAACAGGAGCAATGGAAAGGATGATTCCGTTTGAGAATAACGATTTACCAGGAGTATATGGGGCCGGTGCAATTCAAACACTTATGAACACTTATGGGGTAAAACCGGGGGATAAAGTTTTAATTGTTGGGGCCGGTAATGTTGGGCTTATCTTGGCTTACCAATTATATCAAGCGGGAGTGAAGGTTGAGGCAATAGTTGAAGCAATGCCCAAAGTAGGAGGATATTTTGTCCATGCGGCTAAGATTAGACGGCTTGGTATTCCAATATTGACAAGACACACAATTCTTAGAGCTGAGGGCAAAGAAAAAGTGGAAAGGGCAATTGTAGCCCAGCTTGATGAGAACTGGAAAGTTATTCCTGGAACAGAGAGAGTCTTTGAAGTTGATGTAATTGCTTTAGCTGTGGGATTAAGGCCAAGTATAGAACTTTTACACCAAGTTGGTTGTCAAATTAAGTATGTCCCAGAACTTGGAGGACACGTAGTAATTAGGGACTCAAGGATGGAGACAACTATAAGGGGAATCTTTGTTGCTGGAGACTCTGCAGGAATTGAAGAAGCTACGACAGCAATGCTCGAGGGAAAGATAGCAGGAATTGGAGCAGCTTTAGGTGCAGGAGTGGCCTCTCCTGAGTGGCTCAAGGAAATAGAAAAAGCTCAGAAAGAGCTTGAAGAGTTCAGAAGCGGCCCATTTGGAAGTAAAGTTCTTGAAGGTCTTAAGAAGGTGGTGGTAGAATGA
- a CDS encoding ornithine cyclodeaminase family protein: protein MLLLSRNDLKKVLSMRETIDAVETAFLEFYHEKAEVPLRTIIEIKKHNGFLLYMPSYLKESEALAIKVVSLYAQNPKKGLPSVLATILLNDPETGKPLALMEGSYITAMRTGAASGVATKYLARKDAKIVGTIGAGVQARTQLWAVCEVRDIKEALVYDLNENRAKTFAEEMSNKLGIEILTASSPQDVAKNVDILIVATTATRPVISGEWIQNGTHINSIGWMGKNARELDSETVKRSKLVVDSREGVLSESGDILIPIQEGIIDETHVYAELGEIVAGVKAGRKHEKEITLFKSVGLAIEDAITAKLAYEKALKLGVGTEVTL, encoded by the coding sequence ATGTTGCTTCTTAGCAGAAATGACCTGAAGAAAGTCTTGTCCATGAGAGAAACCATAGATGCAGTAGAAACAGCCTTTCTTGAGTTTTATCATGAAAAAGCGGAGGTACCCTTAAGAACAATAATAGAAATCAAGAAACACAATGGCTTCTTATTATACATGCCAAGTTACCTAAAAGAGAGTGAGGCCTTAGCAATCAAGGTAGTCTCCCTGTACGCCCAAAACCCTAAAAAAGGACTCCCTAGTGTATTAGCAACTATTCTGCTCAATGATCCCGAAACTGGAAAACCTTTAGCACTTATGGAAGGGAGCTATATAACTGCAATGAGAACTGGAGCTGCTAGTGGAGTCGCCACAAAATACCTCGCGAGAAAAGATGCAAAAATTGTAGGAACAATTGGCGCTGGAGTACAAGCAAGAACACAGTTATGGGCTGTTTGTGAGGTCAGAGATATAAAAGAAGCCTTAGTATATGACTTAAATGAGAATAGAGCCAAAACTTTTGCTGAGGAAATGTCAAACAAGCTTGGAATAGAAATACTTACTGCTTCAAGTCCCCAAGATGTTGCTAAAAATGTTGACATCCTCATTGTTGCTACTACCGCAACCAGACCTGTTATCAGTGGAGAATGGATTCAAAACGGAACCCATATAAACTCCATTGGATGGATGGGCAAAAATGCCCGAGAACTTGACTCGGAGACTGTAAAAAGATCCAAATTAGTTGTGGACTCCCGGGAAGGGGTATTGAGTGAATCGGGAGATATACTTATCCCTATACAAGAAGGAATAATTGATGAAACACATGTATATGCAGAGCTAGGAGAAATCGTGGCCGGAGTTAAGGCAGGACGGAAGCACGAGAAGGAAATAACACTCTTTAAGAGTGTAGGACTTGCAATAGAAGATGCCATTACCGCCAAATTGGCCTATGAGAAAGCATTGAAATTAGGAGTCGGGACAGAAGTGACGCTTTAG
- a CDS encoding proline racemase family protein, whose translation MFAKHIFYVVDTHTEGEPTRIVLSGVNVKGVDIIEKRRYFKENYDWIRTALLHEPRGHGDQFGAVLVPSEIADFGVIYMDTAGYLDMCGHATMGIATSLVELGIIEPNEPYTSIKLETPAGLVEAKVRIENGIVKEVTVVDVPSFHVGEFEIEYPKVGKINVDVAFGGNFYVIANAKDLGLRVRKDYIKKLIPAALKLIEVANGQIEVHHPRKGVQNRINLAMLTDEPEKEDSNGKNVVIWGEGSVDRSPCGTGSASRVATLYSKGVLKKGDIFIHESILGTQFKIKIVGTTKIGDYTAIIPEITGSAYITKISQDVISKNDPLWKGFLLK comes from the coding sequence GTGTTTGCAAAACACATTTTTTATGTCGTTGATACTCATACAGAGGGAGAACCAACCAGAATAGTACTTTCAGGAGTGAATGTAAAAGGAGTGGACATCATAGAAAAAAGGAGATACTTCAAAGAGAATTATGATTGGATAAGAACTGCTTTACTTCACGAACCCAGAGGTCATGGTGATCAATTTGGAGCTGTTTTAGTGCCTTCTGAGATAGCCGATTTTGGAGTTATATACATGGACACTGCTGGTTATTTGGACATGTGTGGTCATGCTACAATGGGAATTGCAACATCATTAGTGGAGCTGGGAATTATTGAACCAAATGAGCCATATACGAGTATAAAACTTGAAACACCTGCAGGACTGGTAGAAGCAAAGGTGAGAATAGAAAACGGAATAGTCAAAGAAGTTACCGTTGTGGACGTGCCTAGCTTCCATGTAGGGGAGTTCGAAATTGAATACCCAAAAGTTGGAAAAATAAATGTAGATGTGGCTTTTGGTGGAAACTTTTATGTGATAGCAAATGCCAAAGATCTGGGTCTTAGAGTTAGAAAAGACTACATAAAGAAACTCATACCAGCGGCGTTAAAGTTGATTGAAGTAGCAAATGGCCAGATAGAAGTTCATCACCCAAGGAAAGGTGTTCAGAATAGAATAAACCTTGCAATGCTAACTGATGAACCAGAGAAAGAAGACTCCAATGGGAAGAATGTTGTTATATGGGGAGAAGGAAGTGTGGACAGGAGTCCCTGTGGAACTGGAAGCGCGTCAAGAGTGGCGACTCTATATTCAAAAGGGGTGCTAAAGAAGGGAGATATTTTCATCCATGAGAGTATACTCGGAACCCAATTTAAGATTAAGATTGTGGGCACAACAAAAATAGGTGATTACACTGCAATAATACCCGAGATTACTGGAAGTGCATATATTACAAAAATTTCTCAGGATGTAATTTCCAAAAACGACCCATTATGGAAAGGATTTTTATTAAAATAA